Below is a window of Pseudostreptobacillus hongkongensis DNA.
GGATCTAATATTTCAGTTTTTTCAATATTTCTAACTGATAAGTATAAGTTCCAATCAGCATCATTTAAGTAATCATCTACGATGAATAATTTTTTATCTTCTACTATGTTAACTTTTTCTGTAAATGTAACAAATGTTCTTGTTTTTGGAGTTTCTAACATGTAATCTTCTAATACAACTACATCTCCATTTTGAATTCTAGCAGCTAATGCTGATCTTAAAGCTAATTTTCTAACTTTTTTATTAACTTTTTTCTCATAGCTTCTAGGTTTTGGACCGTGAACAACTCCTCCACCTACCATGTGAGGTGCTCTTGTTGATCCTTGTCTAGCACGTCCTGTTCCTTTTTGTCTGAAAGGTTTTCTTCCCCCTCCAGATACTTCTCCTCTACTCTTTGTTGAAGCTGTACCAGCTCTTGACGCAGCAAGTTCTGCTGTTAAAACTTCATGCATTACATATTTATTAGGTTCGATTCCAAAGATATCTGCATTA
It encodes the following:
- the rplD gene encoding 50S ribosomal protein L4 gives rise to the protein MSDLNLKVYSLNGEEKGSVAVNADIFGIEPNKYVMHEVLTAELAASRAGTASTKSRGEVSGGGRKPFRQKGTGRARQGSTRAPHMVGGGVVHGPKPRSYEKKVNKKVRKLALRSALAARIQNGDVVVLEDYMLETPKTRTFVTFTEKVNIVEDKKLFIVDDYLNDADWNLYLSVRNIEKTEILDPRELSVYALLKYNKVVITKEALAAIEEVLG